AGtgtattttaatttgacaaGATTAGAGCTTATTAACTCCTCCTTAGGGATCATCATTAAGTAAAGTCCATTGTTTCTCTTTGCCCCTCATTAGATTGTCTTTTAGAGAACACATCCAGTCAATTTATGTCTTTGCCAAATTGTACTCCTCTTTGATATCAAGAAGAGAAGTACAATTTTTCTCTTCGATATCAATATCAAAGAGGAGTACAATAAAAACTGCCCTttgaatcagtttttatttatagaacACTTTTCATGCAATCAAATGCAAGAAAGCGCGTGCTAGAGAGGTGAAAAATAACTAATCAAACCAATCAACAAAAACTGCTAAACAATATTAGTTAATTGTCAAACAGGTAGGTGAATAAAAGAGAgatgaatgttttaaaagtatgaaaatctgaaacacaaatgttttcaaagaaaatacatttacatttcagttttagcATTTGTAGGATTATATCTACAATAGTgataaaaactacattaaatAGATTCATAACAATAAAGGCAGCTGAGCTGAGCTGATTCTGACCAACAAAGAAGCCCTGCTCCCTAAttgacatgtaaaaaaaactgatatgGAATAAAAACCTTCAATGACCTGCTGGATGAAGACACATCACAGCTGATTTTAGGATggttaaagtaaaattattaaactttTGGCTTGACCTTCCGTGGTGCAACTTGCCAAAGAACATTTATGGAAATattaaatgtggaaatattggAATATATGTGTATATTTGAGCCTGATCATTTATACTCTGTGTAgatcaaataaaatgcacaataaGTTGTAACTTGTGTATCAAAAGAATTGTTGAAAACCAAAACTTGAAATTACATTCCTGCCCGTGATGAGTAGATTTAAACTTCTGGcctatttttttcacaaaagggATCAAAATCAATAGCCTTTCATTTATGTGTTTGTAAGGAAAAAGACTATGGTGACGGCTATTCAAGACGGAGAGAAGACAATGAGAGAAAGCATCGTGGTGGAGAGTCCGTAGAGAGACAGCACAGAGATCCAGAGGAGTCCAGACGAGATAGAGACGAGCTCAAGGAAAGAGAGAGACGACGtggagacagtagagacagacaTGCCGAGCGAAGGAAGGACGGATCTCGTGACAGGAGAGGTGACAAAGACAGGGAGAGACGAGATGACGACAACAGGAGAAAACAGGTAGTTGATGGTAGAGATATCAGGGACAGACACAAACATAAGGAGAAAGAGGAACTAAAAGTAAGGGAGGAGGTCAGGGACAAAAGGAGAGAAGaaagaggaaaggaaagaagaagagaagaactGGAAAGGGAGCACAGGAGAGAGAAAAGGCGGCATGATGAAAGGGGTGAAGTAGGTAGAGATCAGACAGAAAAACTGCACAGAGACCTGAGGGACAGAGGCGAATATGAAGACAAACGGAGAGACAAAGATGTTCAAGAAGGAAGAAGGCGTTCAGAGCGGACAGAAGATGGAGGTAGGCTTCCTTAAACTCGATTTTCCTATGTTTGGGTTGTCCATTTGCTTGAAAAGCTTTTTTACCTTAGCGCGTAAAGAAGACCACAGACGACGCAAAGAGGAAGGTGAAACAAGACACAAGGAGAGGAGACATCATGTAGGACAATGATAATAATTTCctcctttcttctgtttttgattttttggtCACATTTGCTTCAGTAATGTGGCTATATTGTCGCTCTGATGCTCTACAGGAGGAGAAACGGAAACACAAAAGTGAATCCAAGGAACgtcaaaacttgaaaaaatcTGACAGTGATGTGTGGAGCTCCCATGGTGACAGGGATCAAATGTTAAGGGACAAGCacaaagaaagacataaaaaagagGAGGACAGTGCAGATGGAAGGCATAAAGACAGACGACACAGggaggcagaggaagaggacGTAGAGAAAAGCAGTTCCAAGAAATCCTCATCGGACAAaaggaaggaagagaaaaaggtTAGTTGTTCCCTAAATTCtctttaaaacctgtttttgttcattttaaaattattttctgatgaTATCGTGCCATTTTCCTTCTTCGTGTTACTTCCAAATAACTAGGATGAGAAAGAGCGGCAGCAGACAGCAGACGGACAACAAGGAGAGGACCGTGTAAGTTTGACCACAAAACTGAGGAGGACATAAAGTGTTGCAGAAAAGTGGCCTGATGATTGTAAAGGAAAgaaactaggaaaaaaaaattatatgagATCACAGAGATGCAACATGACCAGAAGGTTTACTGATTTGACACAATTCCTGAACCTATGTATCAAAAATGTCCCTTCATAGATctagctttgtttgttttttcttcaatggGTCATTTATTCACATCTTGTGCTTTCTATGCAGCATGTATCACTGCACACGGTtcttttgttctgcttttctccctatggtttgtttattttcatctgcaGATAGAAAATGCAGACTTGGCAGAGCAAGCATATGAAGAGGATTTTGAGGTAAAGGaggagcagaaatatttaattctgtTCTCGTccatcttttattttgtcaacatcctcattttttaatatttaattgtttacttTTGCACGCTTTTATCGATTTACGTTCTAAGAGACTGGTAAGAAGTCAGCGCTGGACGTTTTATTTGCTACACTGTGTTGCTTGTGTAAGCAATGCTTTATTTCCTCAAAGGATTATGAAGAGGATTTTGAAGACGTGGATGAGAGTGCtgatgaaggtgaggatgaTGATGGAGAAGCGGAGCAGACTACAGAACAAAGTAAAGAGATCGAGGCGATCCGGAGAGCCATGGCTGAGGAGAACGAGAGAGTCGGAACGGCTCAGTCCAGGAGTAGTACGGCCAGAGAGGAGCAGAACAGACCCAAATGGTCCAAAGGTGCTCTCTTTATGTTCAATACCATACACACAACTTATATAATTCAACAACGTTTTATGCGACATTGTGGTCAATGTAATTGATCATAATCAATTGTTTAAAGGCTCTGAAAGGAATGAGAGTAAAACTTCTCGGCATGGCAAATTTATCAACTTTGTGGCTGCAAAGCAACGTGAAATCAGCAAGAAAGTTGCCACAAAGCAGAAGTACgttaatttaaaactaaaatattattcCTCAAGCTGTTTGACATAATGTTTTATGAGCCGGTAAATGttctctgacaacaggaagcgAAGTACAGAGCTGCTTCGTTTAATCGATCTGGACTTTTCCATGACGTTCTCCCTCCTGGACATCCCTCCTGTCAGTGAATATGAAATGTATATAAAGAGCTTTGGAAATGCCAACACCAAGCAGGTCaggttcattttctgttttttgagtCTGTGACGAAACACCTGAGATACACGTATAAAAAGGAAACAGCACATTTGAATGAGAAGTGGGACTGTCTTCCTCCCAGGCTTACGTTCAGTGTAACGAGGATAACACAGACCGATACGTCCAGACAGAGGAAGTAGAAATATGTGAAAAGTGGACTCAGCATCCCCCTGAATACAATGGAGCTTGTGGAGGTAAGAAAGAGTCTTaaggtttttcacattttgtcagtttGCACCCAAAAACAGTAGTAAGTCTTACTGACTGCAGAAGTTTTCAAGTttagctgcagtttttcttttggattatTGGATTATGACTTGACGGGGTGAtcctaaaacacaaacatcctATGATTTTAACTATTCCAATGTAGTTCTGCCTGAGTGTTTAGGGTTActatcctgctggaaggtgaagtGCAGTGTTAGGCCAAACATGGGATCccctttgtcttcttctttgttttttttgtttttttgctgttgtccAATAAAAGTCCAATATGTGGAGTGCATGACTAGTGCTTTGTCTGCGTTACTGTGTTATGGATCTCTGCAGCAATTCAATTGTAACTCTGGCTGCCCTTGTTCAGCCATTTAGATTAGGGGGAATGTTTAAGTCCCGATCGGTTTGTAGCGTGCCATACGCTTTCCATTTGAAAATGATGGATTGGACACTGCTAAGGGAGATTCTCAGAGATTGAGAGTTTGTTTTATCACATAACCCTGTTTTAAACCTTTCTAAAACTtttcccttcattttttttgctgAGCTTCTTGGGCTCCATGATTCTGTCTCTTGTGAGACCTTCACagaaagttggattttttttaagagttgtCAGGCCAAGGgagtgaataaaaatgcatgtgttgtttttttttttgtgaaactgttTGAAAACCATGAAACATTTCCTTTCCACTTAATAATTTGCAacattgtgttggtttatcacataaagtcCCAATGAATCACTTTGACGGATAGGACAAAAAGTGAAGAAGTGCATTGATTATAGGCAGTGATGTTGcacctttttattttgcagatccAAACTTCTCTCAGGACGCACAAGACAAAAGCAGGATTGACATCCTTCTCGATTCACAATGTCTGATGTCGTTTCTGCGCTCAGCCTCAcaggttttacatattttataactgtttttattattattatttcttcattgTGTCATtgtttgtaaagttttaaaaagtgtcatttcaaGCTTTTTCTTTGAGTTGTAAGCAGTGTTGTTCTTTTTGACCAAACGCAGGTCATGGTGGTGCTACTGGAGGAAGATCAGGCAGAGAAGAAATCCCTGAGAAAGCTGAAGACTCAAACAGATTCGCTTTCTTTCAGCGATGGAAGTTTGCAACTCAACACTAAGTTCCCTTTTCTTTTAGGTACAGTACTATGCAAACGTATTCAAAAGACAATCTTTAGATCATACATTGgtttaacattgtttttattcccTTGTTCTACTTGtggtattttgtgtttttaatacaaattCCTAATATTATCAGAATGCTGTACATCATTCAGAAAATAACAAAGCTGGGATTAACTTTTCAATCACAGGTCGACAGATTAGTTTGGTGCAGTTCTCTGAGGTTCAGAAGCACATCATGCTGTCTGTCCACATGCCCACATCCAAAGCCAGCACTGTCGGCCATGACAGCTGCACCGTCATCTGTGTGTGGAACATCTGGGAGCCATCCAGACCTCAGAAGATACTCATCTATGAATCAGAGGTTCACATTTACACAATCTAATTTCAGCTTCAGCAAAGCCTGCTTGACTTTAGAATAATACTCGCCTTACAGAGACATTGTTCTGCGGCAGTTGATCGAAGTTTGGCTAAAATAATTGAGACGAGAACAACCAAGCTAATAAGACTAACAAAAAATCCCAGAAAAGCCACTTTTAACACCAATAACAGTGAACGCTTGTAATGTTTTTGCTCCTTGCAGGTCCAGTGTTGCTGCTTCAGCCCAGGAAAGTCCACTCTGGTGTTTGCAGGAACACTGGTTGGCTCTGTGGTGCTGTGGGACCTGAGGGAGTATGCCAGCAACCATTACAGATTAAAGATGGGTGATTATGAGTGGACCTTCAGACATCCCACCTTTTCCACCGGTATGTGAGGAAAAGTTTTATTCACTTAAACTTTTTCCTTAATattcattttcatgttaaatattttagaaatgtttttgttcttgcaaACTTGTGCCAAATGCAGGGGCGCTTTAAGAAATTAGATAACCACATTTGTTTCagtatttcaaaacataaaactcatAAACTGTCTGGATTAAATccagggttttatttttgttgattttgttgaTTATCCCTTACAGCATCCCTCCAGTGCAGAAGCTGTTTATCTacataaacagaacaaacacGGTGAGTTCTGACATCTTGTCTTTTGTTGTTCTGTCAATACAGACGCAGTGATGTCCGGCTCAGGCCATGTTTCGCCTATCACCTCCATAGAGGTCGTTCCCTCCTTTGTTGCTGGAGGACCGAGACCAGAGGTCCCACTTTTAGCCTCTGAGGAAGGTGTGACTTTCTTTGCACAGTGACTGAATATTAGTGTGTCATTACTTCGTTTTTTCAACCCAATCAAAGTCAATCaactgaaattatatttttatcgCTCAGAATCATCAGGATTGTCGTTCCAGCTTGCCTCCTTGGATGAAAGCGGGATTTTAAATTTCTGGGTAGGTTAGGCAACAAAGAGAAATACGTTTGATGAAATGATCCAGAGAGGTGCAACATCGTAGCGTttggttattttattaatttgttatcctcaaattagttttctcttaaaaacttcaacacaaattTCTGGAATATagtatacaaataaaatcctcaaCTTACCCATcccaaaagagaaaaactttgtATAAAGTAAAGACAAAACACGAAAAGGCAGTAAACATGCATTAGTTGATTCCTTATCTGATTCAAGCAGATAAGGAATTTGCTTAAATCTGAAATTCTTTGCAACAGTTTAaaattttcttcatattttatcaggattttatgtgaaagagcATCACAAAGTAGTGTGTAATTATGACATACAATAGAAGGGAAATAAACTTTTTCCCTGACttgtcttctttgtttctgatcgtgtttgtttattaatgttcTCTACCACCTTTTGAGACATGTCTCTGGAGGTCATGGGATGAACTCCTGCCTCCTGAGCCACTGTCACCCCATTCACTCCTGGTTAGCTGTTGTGCTTATGTACAGATctgcataaaatataaaaaagattcCCTGAATATTGAGTGGAACATCTAAAAATTTGTTTGGAAATGTATATGTGAACGTATAAATCCACTAAAGTGTAGTTTTGTGTGGCATCATTATTATTCATCAGGCTACTTTTCCCCCCAGATAGACACTTTTATGTGCTTTTCTCTTTGCATCCTATAGGTGGTGGTGGAGCTCCCTAAAGGCAACGAGGCAGGCTCTCCAACAGATTTAGGTAATTGAGTCACATTTTATAGGCCACCCTGTTCTATCCAGTAAACATACTCATATTTATCCCACACATGTTTTGGCCTTAATTCTGTCTTGTGTTTCCCACCCTGCAGGTCTCCGTCCCGGGGGAAGAGTGAAGCTGCTTCACAGTTCCTCCCTCCTCACTGTTCCGAGGTTAGATTGATAAATAGCTCATGACGAGCACTTGTCAGCCGCTGGCCTTAAAAATACCTCACAGTGGCTTGACCCAGTGGGACGCAGCTGTTCTACAGTGGTCACATGAGCCAGTGTTTGTCCCCTCGACATGTCTCTGAAGGTCATGTACTGTACAGGCTGCGAGGACATGATGTGACGGGAGAGTTTGTGAGATCTAATGTTGTGCTCTCTTCATCTCCAAGGCCGTCACTAAAAGAGGCAGCAAAAACAAGGCCATTTCAGATGCTGCTTTTAAAATACCATCCGACAGACTCCAATCATTTCTTTATTGGCACCAACCTGGTGAGCAAAATGTATCCGAATTCAAACTAGTGATCCCTAGTTCCTTTTGGGAAATGttttgacttcctgtttctttccAGGGTC
This portion of the Xiphophorus hellerii strain 12219 chromosome 21, Xiphophorus_hellerii-4.1, whole genome shotgun sequence genome encodes:
- the dync2i1 gene encoding WD repeat-containing protein 60, producing the protein MHSDKKLTKEDTWRPAELRRHLREKDYGDGYSRRREDNERKHRGGESVERQHRDPEESRRDRDELKERERRRGDSRDRHAERRKDGSRDRRGDKDRERRDDDNRRKQVVDGRDIRDRHKHKEKEELKVREEVRDKRREERGKERRREELEREHRREKRRHDERGEVGRDQTEKLHRDLRDRGEYEDKRRDKDVQEGRRRSERTEDGARKEDHRRRKEEGETRHKERRHHEEKRKHKSESKERQNLKKSDSDVWSSHGDRDQMLRDKHKERHKKEEDSADGRHKDRRHREAEEEDVEKSSSKKSSSDKRKEEKKDEKERQQTADGQQGEDRIENADLAEQAYEEDFEDYEEDFEDVDESADEGEDDDGEAEQTTEQSKEIEAIRRAMAEENERVGTAQSRSSTAREEQNRPKWSKGSERNESKTSRHGKFINFVAAKQREISKKVATKQKKRSTELLRLIDLDFSMTFSLLDIPPVSEYEMYIKSFGNANTKQAYVQCNEDNTDRYVQTEEVEICEKWTQHPPEYNGACGDPNFSQDAQDKSRIDILLDSQCLMSFLRSASQVMVVLLEEDQAEKKSLRKLKTQTDSLSFSDGSLQLNTKFPFLLGRQISLVQFSEVQKHIMLSVHMPTSKASTVGHDSCTVICVWNIWEPSRPQKILIYESEVQCCCFSPGKSTLVFAGTLVGSVVLWDLREYASNHYRLKMGDYEWTFRHPTFSTDAVMSGSGHVSPITSIEVVPSFVAGGPRPEVPLLASEEESSGLSFQLASLDESGILNFWVVVELPKGNEAGSPTDLGLRPGGRVKLLHSSSLLTVPRPSLKEAAKTRPFQMLLLKYHPTDSNHFFIGTNLGLVRHGTSHGLKAPPQFYKSQEVEERTVDINSIHFSPFRPNLFLVGCADGSIRVHAVSHDQPVAEWMNSTSGEAVISLQWTQTRPAVFCVLDAASNLHIWDMLKDDGQPVKTETFCADRVTAMAVFGDSGQQNTYSGIALAHESGNIELQYFTQPLTLPNPAEEGKLESLMTEAF